A window from Mesorhizobium sp. WSM2240 encodes these proteins:
- a CDS encoding class I SAM-dependent methyltransferase produces MTANRDKSALEQVYTARTADELAQAYAAWSNAYDRETAASGYCLPFMITSWVARYVGRDADALLDAGCGTGLSGPYLRALGYNQIDGLDLSEEMLALAAARGAYRELRRATLGEMLPWPDDHFAAFFSTGVFTEGHAPASSLDELVRITRPGGHAIFTVRDTVLLGGKFREQFAVLEQAHRWRQVEESPSFRAFAVAEPEVLVQAFVFEIL; encoded by the coding sequence ATGACTGCCAATCGCGACAAATCGGCGCTCGAGCAGGTCTATACGGCGCGGACTGCGGACGAACTGGCGCAAGCCTATGCAGCCTGGTCGAATGCCTACGATCGCGAGACCGCGGCCTCCGGCTATTGCCTGCCCTTCATGATCACAAGCTGGGTCGCGCGCTATGTCGGCAGGGACGCTGACGCGCTGCTCGATGCCGGCTGCGGCACCGGCCTGTCCGGTCCCTATCTGCGGGCGCTGGGCTACAACCAAATCGATGGTCTCGATCTTTCCGAAGAGATGTTGGCTCTCGCCGCCGCGCGCGGCGCGTATCGAGAACTTCGGCGTGCCACGCTCGGCGAGATGCTGCCTTGGCCGGACGACCATTTCGCCGCGTTCTTTTCGACCGGCGTCTTCACCGAAGGCCATGCCCCGGCTTCGAGCCTCGACGAACTGGTGCGCATAACCCGGCCCGGCGGCCATGCGATCTTCACCGTTCGCGACACGGTTCTGCTGGGCGGAAAATTTCGCGAGCAATTCGCGGTGTTGGAGCAGGCGCACCGCTGGCGGCAGGTCGAGGAGAGCCCATCGTTCCGCGCCTTCGCCGTGGCCGAGCCCGAAGTGCTGGTGCAGGCGTTCGTATTCGAGATCCTGTAG